One genomic window of Denticeps clupeoides chromosome 14, fDenClu1.1, whole genome shotgun sequence includes the following:
- the cmtr1 gene encoding cap-specific mRNA (nucleoside-2'-O-)-methyltransferase 1: MKRRFEASEEPLVKKKKQLDEVSSDDEDESTQFTTSQESSQSDSHSDAEEVRPGFSSSSLSQQPPPASQSSSSNFSMYNSVSQKLMAKMGFRVGEGLGKFGQGRKDIVEASTQRGRRGLGLTLKGFQGELNVDWRDEPEPSAIEQVQWFPECSTEMPDSDELKDWMTIGPQKLKIDDETEFCSEDLLHLLLRCKSVFDDLEGEEMRRARTRSNPYETIRGGFFLNRAAMKMANMDHVFDCIFTNPKDSQGKPVIRDKDSELLYFGDVCAGPGGFSEYVLWRRKWHAKGFGMTLKGPNDFKLEDFYAAPSELFEPYYGEGGVDGDGDIMLPENITAFRYFVLESTDRRGLHFLMADGGFSVEGQENIQEILSKQLLLCQFLTALSVIRTGGHFVCKSFDLFTPFSVGLVYLMYLCFERISLFKPVTSRPANSERYLICRGLKPGSDPVREYLFMANLKLNQLRRTDSDINEVVPLDIIKGDTEFYHHMVNSNESHCAVQVKALAKIHAYVLDPTLSEPRQAEIRKECFKLWGIPDKARVAPSSLDPKSKFYELMKGSDMDSLSLKPTPLNSTSLDKLQHVLDHRCIVGGGEQLFLLGLGKSQIYTWDGRMPLRLKKLEGFKLELPRETLLSVEIIQELKGEGKAQRRIGAVHVLDALVLNGTDVRDQHFNMRIQMAEKFVRAVSKPSRPDMNPIRVKEVYRLEEMEKIFVRLEMKVTKSSGGVPRLSYTGRDDRHFLPSGLYIIKTVNDPWTMGYSKNSNRKFFFNKLTKDSTYDLPPNSAAPFDVCHKERLFWAWEDGVRVHDSQTRVDPEKLSKDDVLSFIQKHTS, encoded by the exons ATGAAGAGACGATTCGAAGCGTCAGAGGAGCCGctggtgaagaagaaaaaacagctGGACGAGGTCAGCTCTGACGATGAGGATGAGTCCACACAGTTTACTACGAGCCAGG AGTCCAGTCAGAGTGACTCTCACAGCGATGCTGAGGAGGTCCGACCCGgcttctccagctcctcgctGTCCCAGCAGCCTCCGCCTGCCAGTCAGAGCTCATCAAGCAACTTCTCCATGTACAACAGCGTCTCCCAGAAACTCATg GCAAAAATGGGTTTTCGGGTGGGAGAAGGTTTAGGAAAATTTGGCCAGGGACGGAAAGACATTGTTGAGGCATCCACTCAGAGGGGACGACGGGGTCTGGGTTTGACCCTGAAAGGCTTTCAGGGGGAACTCAATGTGGACTGGAGAGACGAGCCAGAG CCGAGTGCTATAGAACAGGTGCAGTGGTTTCCGGAATGTTCCACTGAGATGCCAGACTCAGATGAGCTGAAAGACTGGATGACAATAGGGCCg CAAAAGCTGAAAATTGACGATGAGACCGAATTCTGCTCCGAAGACCTCCTGCACCTCCTCCTCCGGTGCAAG AGCGTGTTTGATGATTTGGAAGGAGAAGAAATGCGGAGGGCACGTACTCGCTCAAATCCTTATGAAACTATCAGAGGAGGCTTTTTCCTCAACAG AGCTGCTATGAAGATGGCCAACATGGACCATGTCTTTGACTGCATCTTTACCAATCCAAAGGATTCACAAGGG AAGCCTGTGATCCGTGATAAGGATTCCGAGCTCCTGTATTTCGGAGATGTTTGCGCAGGCCCTGGTGGGTTCTCCGAGTATGTTCTGTGGCGAAGGAAGTGGCACGCCAAAGGCTTTGGCATGACCCTGAAGGGTCCCAATGACTTCAAGCTCGAGGACTTTTACGCCGCACCCAGCGAGCTGTTTGAGCCATACTATG GTGAAGGAGGGGTAGATGGCGATGGTGACATCATGCTGCCAGAGAACATCACTGCGTTCCGGTACTTTGTTCTGGAGAGCACAGACCGGCGCGGCCTGCACTTCCTCATGGCCGACGGG GGGTTTTCAGTTGAAGGACAGGAGAACATTCAGGAAATCCTCAGCAAACAGCTCCTGCTTTGTCAGTTCCTCACGGCCCTGTCTGTAATCAGAAcag GTGGGCATTTTGTGTGCAAGTCTTTTGACTTGTTCACACCCTTCAGCGTGGGACTGGTGTACCTAATGTACCTCTGCTTCGAACGAATCTCTCTCTTCAAGCCAGTCACCAGTCGACCTGCTAACTCTGAGAG GTATTTAATATGCCGTGGATTAAAGCCCGGCTCTGATCCGGTGAGGGAGTACCTGTTCATGGCCAACCTGAAGCTCAACCAGCTGCGCCGCACAGATTCTGACATCAATGAGGTGGTTCCTCTGGACATCATCAAAGGGGACACAGAATTCTACCATCACATGGTGAACTCCAACGAGAG ccacTGTGCAGTCCAGGTGAAAGCCCTGGCCAAGATTCATGCCTACGTATTGGATCC CACTCTATCAGAGCCCAGACAGGCAGAGATTCGTAAAGAATGTTTCAAGTTGTGGGGG attccTGATAAAGCTCGAGTTGCACCTTCTTCGTTAGACCCTAAATCCAAATTCTATGAACTAATGAAG GGTTCTGATATGGATTCATTGAGTCTGAAGCCAACCCCATTGAACTCTACTAGTCTAGACAAGTTGCAACATGTGTTGGACcacaggtgcattgtgggaggaggagagcagctctTCCTGTTGGGACTAGGG AAGTCGCAGATCTACACGTGGGATGGCCGGATGCCCTTGCGCTTGAAGAAGCTTGAGGGCTTCAAGCTGGAGTTGCCCAGAGAAACGTTGCTGAGCGTGGAGATCATACAAGAACTGAAGGGAGAA GGCAAAGCCCAGAGGAGGATCGGTGCGGTCCATGTTCTCGATGCTTTGGTACTGAATGGCACTGATGTACGAGACCAGCACTTCAACATGAG GATCCAGATGGCCGAGAAGTTTGTCAGAGCCGTGTCCAAGCCCAGTCGACCGGACATGAACCCCATCAG AGTGAAGGAGGTCTACCGGCTGGAGGAAATGGAGAAGATCTTTGTCAG GTTGGAAATGAAGGTGACGAAGAGCTCAGGCGGAGTCCCCCGCCTGTCATACACCGGCCGCGATGACCGACACTTCCTACCCAGTGGCCTCTACATCATCAAGACTGTCAATG ATCCCTGGACAATGGGGTACAGCAAAAATTCTAATAGGAAGTTCTTCTTCAATAAGTTGACTAAAGACTCCACATATGACCTGCCACCAAATTCAGCCGCCCCGTTTGA TGTCTGCCACAAGGAGCGTCTCTTCTGGGCATGGGAGGACGGGGTCAGAGTTCACGACTCTCAGACAAGAGTGGACCCTGAAAAGCTGTCCAAAGATGACGTGTTGTCCTTCATTCAGAAGCACACTTCTTGA
- the ccdc167 gene encoding coiled-coil domain-containing protein 167, translating into MAKGSKRDNISVASELERVEERRGRCRDQLERVELRRRREELAEQDRQALEDEMTHLTERIRKYDCELQALRGENRRNMMLSVALLAISALFYYAFIY; encoded by the exons ATGGCGAAGGGCAGCAAGAGGGACAACATTAGCGTAGCCAGCGag TTGGAGCGAGTGGAGGAGCGGCGTGGGCGCTGCCGGGATCAGCTGGAGCGGGTGGAGCTCCGGCGGCGGCGTGAGGAGCTGGCGGAGCAGGACAG GCAGGCGCTGGAGGACGAGATGACCCACCTCACAGAGAGAATACGGAAATACG ACTGTGAGCTGCAGGCGTTGAGAGGAGAGAATAGGAGGAATATGATGTTGTCCGTTGCTCTGCTAGCCATCAGTGCCCTGTTCTACTACGCCTTCATCTACTGA
- the LOC114763609 gene encoding nucleoside diphosphate kinase homolog 5-like — MSETPQIRVERTLALIKPDAVHRSDEIEDFIVRNGFIILEKRRLHLTPDQCADFYSDQCGQLFFPSLTAFMSSGPIVALVLARYEAIATWKALMGQTSSTKAKETHPDCLRAKYGTSDLRNAVHGSETSSAADREIRFMFPNMVAEPILSGDAAKDFLSTHVNPTLQRGLTELCKTKPADPVIWLANWLLTNNPNSPKILFRSVT; from the exons ATGAGCGAGACGCCGCAGATTCGTGTGGAAAGGACTCTGGCGCTGATTAAACCCGACGCTGTGCACAGATCCGATGAGATCGAGGACTTCATTGTCAGGAACGGGTTCATCATACTGGAG AAACGGAGGTTGCACCTGACTCCAGATCAGTGCGCTGACTTTTACTCCGACCAGTGTGGGCAGCTGTTCTTCCCCAGCCTCACCGCCTTCATGAGCTCAGGACCCATAGTTGCACTTGTTCTGGCACGATACGAAGCCATCGCTACTTGGAAGGCCCTGATGGGCCAGACCAGCAGCACCAAGGCCAAGGAGACACACCCTGACTG CCTGCGGGCCAAATATGGCACATCGGACCTCAGAAATGCTGTTCACGGCAGCGAGACGTCTTCTGCAGCTGACAGGGAGATCAGATTCATGTTCCCAAACA TGGTGGCAGAACCCATACTCTCTGGAGATGCAGCAAAAGACTTTCTGAGCACCCATGTAAACCCAACACTCCAGAGAGGCCTTACAGAACTCTGCAAGACAAAACCTGCAGACCCTGTG atTTGGTTGGCCAACTGGCTACTTACCAACAATCCAAACAGCCCCAAAATATTATTCAGAAGCGTCACATGA